The following nucleotide sequence is from Carassius carassius chromosome 16, fCarCar2.1, whole genome shotgun sequence.
agctaaagaataaaaatgcagatgcaactacactcacaatttaagagacacattattcgaatgcttggcgaaagagatgcgtttttaatctagatttaaacggagagagtgtgtctgaaccccgaacattatcaggaaggctattccagagtttgggagccaaatgtgaaaaagctctacctcctttagtggactttgctatcctaggaactaccaaaactccagcgttttgtgaccttagggtgcatgatggattgtagcgtggtagaaggctagttaggtacacaggagctaaaccatttagggccttataggtaagtaatgataatttgtaactgatacggaacttaataggtagccagtaaagagactgtaaaattggggtaatatgatcatattttcttgagctggtaaggactctagctgctgcattttggacgacctgtagcttgtttattgacgaagcaggacaaccacctagaagtccattataatagtccagtctagaggtcatgaaagcatgaactagcttttctgcatcagaaacagataacatgtttcgtagcttggcaatgtttctaagatggaagaatgcggtttttgtaacattggaaatatgattttcaaaagacaaattgctgtccaatataacacccagatttctgactgtagaggaagtaacagtacatccgtctagttgcagattgtaatctacaagattctgtgtggtgttttttggtccaataattaatatctctgtcttatccgaatttaattggagaaaattatttgtcatccaatcttttacatttttaacacactctgttagcttagataattgggaagtttcatctgttctcgttgaaatatatagctgagtatcatcagcataacagtggaagctaattccgtattttctaataatattaccaaggggcaacatgtatattgaaaatagaaggggacctaggacggatccttgtggcactccatattttactgatgataaatgagatgacaccccatttaagttaacaaaatggtagcgatcggacaggtaggatctaaaccatcttagagcctgcccttgaatacctgtatagttttgtaatcgatctatgagtatgtcatgatctaaggtgtcgaacgcagcactaagatcaagtaagactagaaatgagatgcagccttgatctgacgcaagaagcaggtcatttgtaattttaacaagtgcagtttctgtgctatgatggggcctaaaacctgactgaaattcttcatacagatcatttttatgcaggaaggtgctcaattgagcagacacaagtttttctaaaattttagacataaatggaagatttgaaataggcctataatttgccagtacactaggatccagttttggtttcttaataagaggcttgataaccgccagcttgaatggttttgggacgtgacctaaagataacgacgagttaatgatattgagaagcggttcttcggctacaggtaacagctctttcagtaatttagtgggtacaggatctaataaacatgttgttggtttagatacagtgataagtttatttagcttttcctgtcctatatttgtaaagcactgcagtttatctttgggtgcgatggatgaaactgaagtgttagacgctgtagaatctacattcgctattgtatttctaatgttatctattttatcagtgaagaaattcataaagtcattactatttaacgttggtggaatatttgaatcaggtggcgtctggtaatttgttaatttagccactgtgctaaataaaaaccttggattgttttggttattttcaatgagtttgtggatatgctctgccctagcagtttttagagcctgtctatacctggacatactgtttttccatgcaattttaaaaacttccaagttagtttttctccatttgcgttcaagactacgagttactttcttgagagagtgagtattactgttataccatggcacagtacgtttttctctaacctttttcaatttgatgggggcaacagcttctaatgtattagagaaaatagtgcccatgttgtcagtaatttcgtctaattcatgtgtatttttgggtacaaatagcagttgagatagatcaggcaggttatttgcgaatctgtctttggtggctggaacaatagttctgcccagacggtaacgctgagacatatagttaatatcagttatacgcagcatgcacgatacaaggaaatggtctgtaatatcatcacattggggtacaatatctatagcagtaagatcgattccatgcgatataattagatctagtgtatgattaaaactatgagtgggcccggtgacattttgcttgactccaaaggagtttattaggtcagtaaacgcaagtcctaatgtatcatttgcattatcaacgttaatattaaaatctcccatgattagcgccttatcaactgtaactagaaggtctgagaggaaatctgcaaattcttttaggaattctgtatacggccctggtggtctatacacagtagccagagcaagagatacattagacttcttttgcatgtctgacagtgtaacatttagcagaagtatttcaaaagagttaaacctgtatcctgttttctgggtaacattgagaatatcactatatattgttgcaacacctcctccacgaccagtctgacggggctcatgctcagtagtttggtggagtagactcatttagaccaaaataatcatttggttttagccaggtttcagtcaagcagagtacatcaaaactattttctgtgatcatttcatttacaataactgctttgggtgtgagtgatctaatatttatgagcccaaactttaaaaattgtttttgttcatttactttacatttttctggtttaattacgataagattttttctagatcctacattatattttgacctcactattcggggaacagacacagtcttaatagtttttacagcgcacgtacttttatcatttaagcgggtggaacaaaactcatcataatagttattagagaattgtcttactagtcacatggagcgaagtgtcctggagatgttgtcagagagcagctccgctccgattctgctggggtgtaatccatcagcgcgaaacagcctaggacgctcccagaaaagattccagttattaacaaatagcagtttctgttctttacaccatgacaacaaccattcatttaaagcaaaaagtctactgaacctttcgtgtcctcgtcgatacgtgggcagtggtcctgacacgacgatcgtcgccgcgggcgtcgtgctgcgaaccgtctcgatcaggctgctgaagtccctcttcagcgtctccgtctgccgcagcgtggtgtcgttaaccccggcgtgaagcacgactgctctggggctctcgtcgaccttcaggatcgcgggtatctgcgcagaaacatcgagaacacgagcaccaggcaaacaatgagtgtgcactttaccttcggctaacgtagcacttacgtgtcggacgatggagtctccgatgatcacagcgtcgcgtcctgtctcgcggaggggagcgaagcggttccggatggagatgtcgaaggcaggagggggagaagtcgtcgcccgggacccggctcgcgtcctccactgtggatgcacccagggtccgtggtgtcccggcgtcgcagtgaaggacatctgggaagatcgcgtcctgggtgcaccgggcctgtgcagagaaacacacggagtagacgtggtgggactgttagcagatcgctgtatacttaccccggacttgtgagcgtcagcccgggatgattccagcgcggttctccgctctctcagctgggcctgcctcacctccaggtcgcgaatctgctttcccacggcctcgagctcgagctgcacagagtggagacattcatccgccattaaagcaagtaacagtgagtacagcagtggtaatgtgtgtgaatagagtattagcaatgttagcgcagttagctgcaaccacgccgctgatgctaacgggctaaaagctaatagcggacccgggagatcaaaataaaactagtgatagcgaggcgctctgattgtttttgttgtagaatacaatagaggatatattcacacgttatataaacggaaatgatgatgtataaaattgatttttgagttaaaaatagtcaatgaaaagaatatagtgacggagcccaaacgcagtacagccgccaacaacaaacaggaagtgacgtccgccaacaacaaacaggaagtctgAAGAGAACACCTCTACAAAGTGCCAGATGGCattgaatgtgagcatttgcccactcaagttggTTACGTTGACGAACTGCAGTCCCGATGAAGACGACgcgcatgcagatgagcttccctgagatggtttctgacagtttggcCTCAGATGATGTTGGAGGTGAAGATGATGGATGTGGAgatcctgggctggtgtggttacacatggtctgcggttgtgaggccggttggatgttctggcaaattctctgaaacgcctgtGGAGATTGCTTATGGtacagaaatgaacattcaattcatgggcaacagctctggtggacattcctgcagtcagcataccAATTAcacactccctcaaaacttgcaacatctgtttcattgtgctgtgtgattaaaactgcacattttggaGCGGCCTTTTATTGTGGGCAGCCtaagacacacctgtgcaataatcttGCAGtctcagcatcttgatatgccacacctgtggggtggatggattatctcggcaaaggagaagtgctcactaacaaagatttagacagatttgggaacaatatttgagagaaataggccttttgtgtacatagaaaaagtattAGAACTTTGAGTTCAGCTAatgaaaaatggggacaaaaacaagtgttgcatttataattttgctcAATGTATATTAGTGCTAGAGTAAGGGGGCTAAATAAAtcgagttgggcaggtcattccccTAGGAGGGAATTGTTTTGACAAAGTCTTTGAAAGTAATTTTGTGCTTCTTTGAGATGGCACAATAAtgcgtcattcacttgcagaacgcaagcttctagagggcacataagtctgaaataattaatttaggtaaaggggtgcagagccagtgttgGTTTTGTACAGTTTTgcattttggattaattgtaGAGGTTTGACAGAttgattagtattattattatttgattgattatccctctgcgtgccactgttggcacacATGCCATAGATTGCTGACCCCTGGTGACCGTTCTTCGTATGCCGCTAACTCAGCTGGATTTTATTGTTgatgatttggcatgatcttggattgtttggttCTTCAAAGCTCATCCTGGAGTTTGCGGTCATAGCAACATGTCTGTAagcttaacccttatgcgttgttggggacgtttttgtccactagggggtaaagttgagtcttattttggccgcAACTATCTTTGTATTTCAGCAAATGGAATGATTTTGGGTGACatcttattttgacacattttgggaaaatgctttgaaatttttccaAAACTTAACAATACACTGTGGGCAAaatcactaccctttcgttatgttcgtggatgaaaacatccactaaaataAACCGctataaaaatgtatcagataaatatttttcaatttttttgttttttttgcataaatctaataatcaacctcagtcctgatcaaaactaccaaatgttaataaaaaaaaaaaaaatccaagattttaactctttaattaccaagttcataaatgtcactgatttggggggaaaaaacacaatGACATTTTCgattataaaaagtgattgtggaccagatatttttttttaccttttatcacagtcttggacATCTCAAAGATTAGTTACAAGATTGgctttaatgctttttttatttatttttgtgcagcattagatttaaatgttctctccctcatttgttgttggtggctgtttttgccccattgagtTCCATTGTaaagacattttttgattgcaaagccatgacgccatataatcatgcattcttgattgtttgtggttttcccttttgggaagaggttaAATTTGTTAGTTTTACAGtggatcactaggtgggaccattaaccctttagataggcctgcaaaaaaggcttagtttctggcttgtatatggagttatatggattataacagcaaattatagtgtgtgtgtgtgtgtgtgtgtgtgtgtgtgagagacctttgtgcacttaccttgatgtatctgaaaaaatctaaatctacacctcagctctcagaactacatgaagtaaacaataaaaaagaagtgCGTTttgctgctgccttttgatggtgaaaagtatggatggcctatgtgtgaaatgcttgtcttttcttgatggtaaagccagtttaaaaccttaaaatcctgtaaaaaaatctactttgcatcagatttatgaacataatgtattatgaaccaaaatacaataccaacttcaaataagctgcagctcgctggaggggtcaagctgcataatcatttctaaaagtacaagtcaagccctttctcgtgtttcttgctgctcttctcaccatcaaatgaccagaggtgtcaagtaacgaagtacaaatacttctttacattacttaagtagaaatttggggtatctatacttgagtaattatttttcagccgactttttacttctactacattttcacgcaagtatctgtactttctactccttacattttaaaaatagctaagttactgctatttcatgtcagcttgttttcattccggcttgtcatcatttaaaaaaaaaaacaaaaaaaaaacacctatccagataaatcgcgccatccggatggagtgaatttgtttgtaccattccgacaccctattggtttgtacgcgatccatcgcacctgcacatgaaccaaatcacatcacactacagcaaggacatagcctgctttgggtttgtttatcaaaaaaatatatttcttaaaagtagggttgggtatggaaccggtatcgaacctaataagaggaagcagatatcggtgccttttaaatgcctgagtgATCGATTAAAATTTGTCCTGGTTCtacgaaatgtacacaagaagcttgggcgtcgctaggctttttttttagcggggctgtagcatttagctccataaactgtacacaaatttgctATCGcctcagtccccttaaatttcatatgaaaccggcgtcagaccggtctcctccccgtcttttagtgcgctcttcaatccgcagaccgcggcggagcagcgcgagcggactcaaacacaaacagaggacacaaggtatgtttatcgatagattgttagaataactgtatctgtgcagttttttgtcataaatacagtttacaaaagatcACGAGGGAGTAGTCAGTTTCTcgtctactgtaaagttttcgcttgtcaccgctcatcactaaacagctgtttcctccagcgaaaatctagcccttaactcatatgaacgaacacatactttaattaaacttatttaaatatacttaatttaatcatatgtACTTTATACATGCCCTACTCTGCAAAAGTcctaggcacgttagtattttcacttaaaagaatggcgtttggccagttatttatatattttgctgtagtgtgtcagtataaaatatcagtttacgtttccaaacattcattttgccgttgtcagactgcttgtgcattcaaaatcgcacttagattattattaaaattaatggcaaactgatatttcctactaacacactacagcaaaagatataaataactggcttaaaacccttttttggggtgaaaatactaaatgTGCATAAAACTTTTGCACTGTACTTTACAAACTACATTGTCTTTAATCAGtcctgtgaatgactgtatgctcattctttataaagtagcaacagtgacagacagcactcatcttaactaaatatcagagagattgacagagatacagtagaaacattatgtgtggttttgtattaaataatgacccagattgtgaaatacatttattagccttagattaagagaagtacaacttgggaaatgagagcatccaaggtgaaagctatggatttatattaatatttgtaatgttctttaatgttatccatatagtattttttgtggctctttttttttttttttttttttaagtatcggttcaggcaccattTAGGTGCCGGtaacgttttaaaagtatcgaaatggcaacggaccctacttaaaagttattatttctcactactggctcatttaccaaatgggtgctttctcttcgtcctccacaaattaagctactgtaggtagttcggtagcgagaagtTTGAATAAATTATCGGTTGTGATTGaagacgcgattgacaatgttgtgataagtaggctataccaactttgtaactcattACCCagccagccccccccccccacacacacacactggacatagcagacgcatgtagcgaatacaggacagcggcctaagcttttgttcttaatggcattttttccccttacattgcttttacttttatactttaagtcattttttaaaccagtacttttacacttttacttgtaAAAagtttgagttgatacttcaacttctactaaAGTCTTTTTAAaacctagtatctatacttctacttgagttaTGAaggtcaatacttttgacaccactgcaaatgaccagcaggatggcatgcatgtgtttaaatccacatactttgcttttgtttagtctatacttatcaccaccattaaaaggcagcaggtgcataaatacacttttgtttactccatgtagttctgagagctgaggtgtacattttgattttctcaaatatatcaaggtaagtgcgcaaaggtctttctcacacacacactctctctctctctctctcactcacacacacacacacacacacacacacacacacacacacacacacacacacacacacacacacacacaatataatatgatgttatactccatatagcttcatatacaagtcagaaactaagcttttttttaacaggcctatctaaagggttaatgatcccacttagtgatcaactgtaaaaataacaaatgttacctcttcccaacagggaaaatcaccaacaatcaagaatctcacacacacccaaacactaTCATTTgatgttatactccatataactccatatacaagccagaaactaggCCTATTTTTGCaaaggcctatctaaagggttaatggtcccacctagtgatcaactataaaaataacaaatttaaccTCTTCCaaacagggaaaaccacaaacaatcaagaatgcatgattatatggtgtcatggctctACAATCAAAAAATGtgtaatggaagtcaatggggggaaaacagccaccaacaacaaatgagggagaaaagaTTTTAATCTAATCcttcacaaaaactaaaaatgcatcaaagccaatgttgttactaatctttgacatgcccaagactgtgataaaaggtaaaagaaAAATCCAGCcataattacttttatattgcaaaTGTCATTTTTATGGCTTATTCATGTAAACAGAATTAGATCACATCTTTTTTAGCAGAACTGGTACTTAAAATCTGCTGCTGCCACAATTACTTTATTACTAAAGTAtcctactgatccagggacaataatttaaaataatcatttaagaATGAATTTAAATATAACATGATGTTCTCTTTGatgatatacagtcgtggccaaacgttttgagaattacataaatattagttttcaaaaagtttgctgctaaactacttttagatctttgtttcagttgtttctgtgatgtactgaaatataattacaagcacttcatacgtttcaaaggcttttatcgataattacatgacatttatgcaaagagtcagtatttgcagtgttggctcttctttttcaggacctctgcaattcgactgggcat
It contains:
- the LOC132160165 gene encoding uncharacterized protein LOC132160165, which gives rise to MSFTATPGHHGPWVHPQWRTRAGSRATTSPPPAFDISIRNRFAPLRETGRDAVIIGDSIVRHVSATLAEGKVHTHCLPGARVLDVSAQIPAILKVDESPRAVVLHAGVNDTTLRQTETLKRDFSSLIETVRSTTPAATIVVSGPLPTYRRGHERFSRLFALNEWLLSWCKEQKLLFVNNWNLFWERPRLFRADGLHPSRIGAELLSDNISRTLRSM